A genome region from Triticum aestivum cultivar Chinese Spring chromosome 2B, IWGSC CS RefSeq v2.1, whole genome shotgun sequence includes the following:
- the LOC123042302 gene encoding auxin-responsive protein SAUR23-like: MCKVINTVQSLAWLRRAVRRWCSRASASVQPNKNMLDAAVPAGHVAVRVRGRGDGESSSRRFVVPVAQLSHPAFWELLQQAEEEYGFPSASGPLALPCDEDHLRDVLRRVSSSDSEERPSFRRRRGVVAASHDDSRPLLQGVTMKKLAS, translated from the coding sequence ATGTGCAAGGTCATCAACACAGTCCAGTCGCTCGCCTGGCTGCGCCGCGCCGTGCGACGGTGGTGCTCCCGCGCGTCGGCCTCAGTGCAGCCCAACAAGAACATGCTGGACGCCGCGGTGCCGGCCGGGCACGTGGCGGTGCGCGTGAGGGGCCGCGGCGACGGGGAGTCGTCGTCGAGGCGGTTCGTTGTGCCGGTGGCGCAGCTGAGCCACCCGGCGTTCTGGGAGCTGctccagcaggcggaggaggagtaCGGTTTCCCGTCGGCCTCCGGGCCCCTCGCCCTCCCCTGCGACGAGGACCACCTCCGCGACGTCCTCCGCCGCGTCTCGTCCTCCGACTCTGAGGAGCGCCCCTCATTCCGTCGCCGCCGCGGCGTCGTGGCGGCGTCGCACGATGACTCGCGGCCGCTGCTGCAGGGCGTGACCATGAAGAAGCTCGCCTCGTGA